Proteins from a single region of Geothrix sp. PMB-07:
- a CDS encoding deoxyhypusine synthase family protein, giving the protein MAPSTPTLGPVGSYVKHHFRHFNAAALVDAAEGYRAYLAQGGKMMVTLAGAMSTAELGLSFAEMIRQDKVHLIVCTGANLEEDIFNLVAHDFYERVPHYRDLTPQDEAELLGRHMNRVTDTCIPEMEAMRRMEKAMLEVWMEADAKGERYFPHEFFQKVLKSGKYKEHYQIDPKHSWMLAALEKNVPIVVPGWEDSTLGNMYAAAVIRGDVKNVHTVRTGIEYMTWLAKHYQEVTKTSTLGMFQIGGGIAGDFPICVVPMLHQDLELTDVPLWGYFCQISDSTTSYGSYSGAVPNEKITWGKLGIDTPKFIVESDATIVAPLIFAYLLGW; this is encoded by the coding sequence ATGGCACCTTCCACTCCTACTCTCGGGCCTGTCGGCAGCTATGTGAAGCACCATTTCAGGCATTTCAATGCCGCGGCCCTGGTGGACGCCGCCGAAGGCTACCGGGCCTACTTGGCCCAGGGCGGCAAGATGATGGTGACCCTGGCGGGGGCCATGAGCACGGCGGAATTGGGCCTTTCCTTCGCCGAGATGATCCGGCAGGACAAGGTGCATCTCATCGTGTGTACCGGCGCCAACCTGGAAGAGGACATCTTCAATCTGGTGGCCCACGATTTCTATGAGCGGGTGCCCCACTACCGCGACCTCACCCCCCAGGACGAGGCGGAGCTCCTTGGTCGCCACATGAACCGGGTGACGGACACCTGCATCCCCGAGATGGAAGCCATGCGTCGCATGGAGAAGGCCATGCTCGAGGTGTGGATGGAGGCCGATGCCAAGGGTGAGCGCTACTTCCCCCACGAGTTCTTCCAGAAGGTGCTCAAGAGCGGGAAATACAAGGAGCACTACCAGATCGACCCCAAGCATTCCTGGATGCTGGCCGCCCTTGAAAAGAACGTGCCCATCGTCGTTCCCGGCTGGGAGGACAGCACCCTGGGCAACATGTACGCCGCCGCCGTCATCCGGGGCGACGTGAAGAATGTCCATACCGTGCGCACGGGCATCGAGTACATGACCTGGCTGGCCAAGCACTACCAGGAAGTGACCAAGACCTCGACCCTGGGCATGTTCCAGATCGGCGGCGGCATCGCCGGCGATTTCCCCATCTGCGTGGTGCCCATGCTGCACCAGGATCTGGAACTGACCGACGTGCCGCTCTGGGGCTACTTCTGCCAGATCAGCGACAGCACCACCAGCTACGGGTCCTACTCCGGCGCCGTGCCCAACGAAAAGATCACCTGGGGCAAGCTGGGCATCGACACGCCCAAGTTCATCGTGGAAAGTGATGCCACCATCGTCGCCCCGCTGATTTTTGCTTACCTGTTGGGTTGGTAG
- a CDS encoding class I SAM-dependent methyltransferase, with the protein MSLIRRLPPVLRALLAQALAFTILVALARLGLRFTPLIWVLLQAVLAVFLSRWMDLGPRWVFMQAALPFLVRALWNAPIPGWVYLALFLGLALVFGGGLFTRVPLYHASQDAWEKLAGLLPAQPGLHFVDLGCGFGGPVAHLAKARPDGTFLGIEASPLTWLVAWLRCLPHANAHIRLGSLWRANLADVDVAYAFLSPVPMPGLWAKARREMKPGSRFISHSFEVPFETPHRVVPVAGRDGAKLLVFDL; encoded by the coding sequence ATGTCGCTGATCCGCCGCCTGCCCCCGGTGCTGCGCGCCCTGCTGGCGCAGGCCCTGGCTTTCACGATTCTGGTGGCCCTGGCGCGACTGGGACTGCGCTTCACGCCGTTGATCTGGGTGCTGCTGCAGGCGGTGCTGGCGGTGTTCCTCTCCCGATGGATGGACCTTGGCCCCCGCTGGGTGTTCATGCAGGCCGCCCTCCCCTTCCTGGTGCGGGCCCTTTGGAACGCGCCCATCCCGGGTTGGGTCTACCTCGCCCTCTTCCTGGGCTTGGCCCTGGTCTTCGGAGGTGGGCTCTTCACGCGGGTGCCGCTGTACCACGCCAGCCAGGACGCCTGGGAGAAGCTGGCAGGGCTGCTGCCGGCGCAGCCGGGCTTGCATTTCGTGGATCTGGGCTGCGGCTTCGGCGGACCCGTGGCGCACCTTGCCAAGGCGCGCCCGGACGGCACCTTCCTGGGCATCGAAGCCTCTCCCCTCACCTGGCTGGTGGCCTGGCTGCGCTGCCTGCCCCATGCCAACGCACACATCCGCCTGGGCAGCCTCTGGCGCGCGAACTTGGCCGATGTCGACGTGGCTTACGCCTTTCTGTCGCCGGTGCCCATGCCCGGCCTCTGGGCCAAGGCGCGCCGCGAGATGAAGCCCGGCTCACGCTTCATCAGCCACAGCTTCGAGGTACCCTTTGAAACGCCCCACCGCGTGGTCCCCGTGGCGGGGCGCGATGGGGCGAAGCTACTGGTGTTTGATCTCTGA
- the gluQRS gene encoding tRNA glutamyl-Q(34) synthetase GluQRS, with amino-acid sequence MSITGRFAPSPTGILHLGNLRTALASWLSVRKAGGRWLIRVEDVDGPRCHRDLGDAQLRDLERLGLVSDEPVVWQSERSAHYREALASLHRAHLLYPCACTRKDLQLLASAPHAEDGLRPYPGRCRFRAWEGFERALRFQLSDGVILWEDRLLGAQSDDPALLTGDPLLFRRDGCFAYHLAVVVDDGAQGVDEVVRGADLRPVTATQIRLQEALGLPTPAYAHLGMVLAPDGGRLGKRAGALGIEALADRGVAVPDLLGWLGWSLGCLSEAKPCQVEELIAGFDWSRVPKGDVRVPPVWG; translated from the coding sequence ATGAGCATCACGGGCCGCTTCGCCCCTTCACCCACCGGCATCCTGCACCTGGGGAACCTGCGCACGGCGCTGGCCTCCTGGCTTTCCGTCCGCAAGGCGGGGGGCCGTTGGCTCATCCGCGTGGAGGATGTGGACGGTCCCCGCTGCCATCGCGATCTGGGCGACGCCCAGCTGAGGGATCTCGAACGCCTGGGGCTGGTCTCCGATGAACCCGTGGTTTGGCAGTCCGAACGGAGCGCCCACTACCGTGAGGCCCTGGCCTCGCTCCATCGGGCCCACCTTCTGTATCCCTGCGCATGCACGCGCAAGGACCTGCAGCTGCTGGCTTCGGCCCCCCATGCGGAGGACGGCCTGCGTCCATATCCGGGGCGCTGCCGATTCAGGGCCTGGGAGGGTTTCGAGAGGGCCCTGCGCTTCCAGCTTTCCGATGGGGTCATCCTCTGGGAGGACCGCTTGTTGGGGGCGCAATCAGATGATCCGGCCCTCCTCACGGGCGATCCGCTGCTCTTCCGCCGCGATGGCTGCTTCGCCTACCACTTGGCGGTGGTGGTGGATGACGGCGCCCAGGGTGTGGACGAGGTGGTGCGGGGGGCGGACCTTCGCCCCGTGACGGCCACTCAGATCCGGTTGCAGGAAGCTCTGGGCCTCCCAACACCGGCCTACGCCCATCTGGGCATGGTGCTGGCGCCGGATGGGGGCCGCCTGGGGAAACGGGCTGGGGCCTTGGGCATCGAAGCCTTGGCTGACAGGGGTGTGGCTGTGCCGGATCTGCTCGGCTGGCTGGGCTGGAGCCTGGGTTGTTTGAGCGAGGCGAAGCCCTGCCAGGTGGAAGAACTCATTGCCGGTTTCGATTGGAGCCGGGTCCCGAAGGGCGACGTGCGGGTGCCGCCGGTCTGGGGTTAG
- a CDS encoding cache domain-containing protein: MRLFLRALPCLMLGLPLSADGAAMLKDAMAYYYANGAMALIKEANSGKFHDSPAGYLMVLDESGKTLIHGESSKYIGANMSNVKDATGRAFIKEALDARAKGKGRISFLWNKGGAQVKRSLLWEFQEGVLFAWVMDEH, from the coding sequence ATGCGGTTGTTTCTTCGAGCCCTTCCCTGCCTGATGCTCGGGCTGCCTTTGTCCGCCGATGGCGCGGCCATGCTGAAAGACGCCATGGCCTACTACTACGCCAACGGCGCCATGGCCCTCATCAAGGAAGCCAATTCCGGTAAATTCCACGATTCCCCCGCGGGCTACCTGATGGTGCTGGATGAGTCCGGCAAGACGCTCATCCACGGAGAATCCTCCAAGTACATCGGGGCCAACATGAGCAACGTCAAGGACGCCACTGGCCGTGCCTTCATCAAGGAAGCTCTGGATGCGCGCGCCAAAGGCAAGGGCCGCATCAGCTTCCTTTGGAACAAGGGCGGCGCCCAGGTGAAGCGGAGCCTGCTCTGGGAGTTCCAGGAAGGCGTGCTCTTCGCCTGGGTGATGGACGAGCACTGA
- the rpsT gene encoding 30S ribosomal protein S20, protein MANHKSAAKKARRDAEARLRNRSNRSTLKTAVKSFLALIAGGKKDEAAKLLPATQGLVDKACRKGVMHKNAADRTKSRLAAKVNKLA, encoded by the coding sequence ATGGCCAATCACAAGTCCGCTGCCAAGAAGGCCCGTCGCGATGCCGAGGCGCGCCTGCGCAACCGCAGCAATCGCTCGACCCTGAAGACCGCCGTCAAGAGCTTCCTGGCCCTGATCGCCGGTGGCAAGAAGGATGAGGCCGCCAAGCTCCTGCCCGCCACCCAGGGTCTGGTCGACAAGGCCTGCCGCAAGGGCGTCATGCACAAGAATGCTGCGGACCGCACCAAGTCCCGCCTGGCCGCCAAGGTCAACAAGCTGGCCTAG
- a CDS encoding transketolase yields the protein MPQQKLESVVDLAAKAKALRKDVLLQVYKAQSGHPGGSLSWIDLGVALYYHEMRVFPEDPTNPKRDRFVLSKGHACPSQYAILADQGFFPHAWLETFRQYPTKLQGHAENHYTPGVEVTTGSLGQGLPQAVGIAIGLKVQKSDSRVYCVVGDGESQEGIIWEAAMAAPHHKLDNLCVFHDLNGLQIDGDVKKVMNINPITDKWKAFGWAVKEIDGHDFTQILEALAWARTIKGQPAMICARTVKGKGVSFMENQAGWHGVPPKTEDYEKALAELAN from the coding sequence ATGCCGCAGCAGAAATTGGAGTCCGTCGTGGATTTGGCGGCGAAGGCGAAAGCCCTTCGCAAGGATGTGCTGCTGCAGGTCTACAAGGCCCAGAGCGGCCACCCCGGCGGCAGCCTGAGCTGGATCGACCTCGGCGTGGCGCTCTACTACCACGAAATGAGGGTGTTCCCGGAGGATCCAACCAATCCCAAACGGGATCGCTTCGTGCTCTCCAAGGGCCATGCCTGCCCCAGCCAGTACGCCATCCTCGCCGACCAGGGCTTTTTCCCCCATGCCTGGCTGGAGACCTTCCGCCAGTACCCCACCAAGCTCCAGGGCCATGCCGAAAACCACTACACCCCGGGCGTGGAAGTGACCACCGGCAGCCTGGGCCAGGGCCTGCCCCAGGCCGTGGGCATCGCCATCGGTCTGAAGGTGCAGAAATCCGACAGCCGCGTCTACTGTGTGGTGGGCGATGGCGAAAGCCAGGAAGGCATCATCTGGGAAGCGGCCATGGCGGCGCCCCACCACAAGCTCGACAACCTGTGCGTGTTCCATGACCTCAATGGCCTGCAGATCGACGGCGACGTGAAGAAAGTGATGAACATCAACCCCATCACCGACAAGTGGAAAGCCTTCGGTTGGGCCGTGAAGGAAATCGACGGCCACGACTTCACCCAGATCCTGGAGGCCCTGGCCTGGGCCCGCACGATCAAAGGGCAACCTGCGATGATCTGCGCCCGCACCGTGAAGGGCAAGGGCGTGAGCTTCATGGAGAACCAGGCCGGCTGGCACGGCGTTCCGCCCAAGACCGAAGACTACGAAAAGGCCCTGGCCGAGCTGGCGAATTAA